In a single window of the Elaeis guineensis isolate ETL-2024a chromosome 4, EG11, whole genome shotgun sequence genome:
- the LOC140857026 gene encoding hevamine-A-like: MMAPSGLARFLLCLILSLVLSLSDAGRIAIYWGQNGNEGTLAETCATGDYAFVNLAFLCTFGAGNTPQLNLAGHCDPYSNGCTSLSQDIKSCQAKGVKVMLSIGGGAGAYSLTSKDDARQVARYIWNNYLGGHSSSRPLGDAVLDGVDFDIEGGSPDHYDDLARYLSAYSAKGKKVYLTAAPQCPYPDAWVGGALDTGLFDYVWVQFYNNPPCQYSSGDATNLEDAWKQWTSGIKATNIFLGLPAAPDAAGSGFIPIGDLKSQVLPALKKSSKYGGVMLWSKYYDDQTGYSKAIKPDV; encoded by the coding sequence ATGATGGCACCTTCCGGTCTTGCACGGTTCCTACTCTGCCTCATTCTTTCCTTGGTACTCTCCCTCTCCGACGCCGGACGCATCGCCATCTACTGGGGCCAGAACGGCAACGAGGGCACGCTCGCCGAGACATGCGCCACTGGAGACTATGCCTTCGTCAACCTGGCCTTTCTTTGCACCTTCGGTGCCGGCAACACTCCGCAGCTCAACCTCGCAGGCCACTGCGACCCTTACTCCAATGGCTGCACCAGCTTGAGCCAAGACATCAAGTCCTGCCAGGCCAAAGGCGTCAAGGTCATGCTTTCCATCGGCGGCGGTGCTGGGGCATACTCTTTAACTTCCAAAGATGACGCCAGGCAGGTGGCTAGATACATCTGGAACAACTACCTCGGCGGGCACTCCTCTTCTCGGCCTCTAGGCGATGCGGTGCTCGACGGCGTCGACTTTGACATTGAGGGAGGGAGCCCGGACCACTACGACGACCTGGCAAGGTACCTCTCGGCCTATAGTGCCAAGGGGAAGAAGGTCTACTTGACGGCGGCGCCGCAGTGTCCCTACCCAGATGCTTGGGTCGGTGGAGCCCTCGACACGGGGCTCTTCGACTACGTCTGGGTGCAATTCTACAATAATCCACCATGCCAGTATTCTTCGGGGGATGCGACCAACCTGGAGGATGCTTGGAAGCAATGGACGTCGGGGATCAAGGCGACCAATATCTTCCTCGGCTTGCCGGCGGCACCAGATGCGGCGGGGAGTGGGTTCATTCCGATCGGGGACCTCAAGTCTCAGGTGCTTCCGGCGCTGAAGAAGTCTAGCAAGTATGGAGGGGTGATGCTGTGGTCCAAATACTATGACGACCAGACTGGGTATAGCAAGGCTATCAAGCCTGATGTTTGA
- the LOC105042574 gene encoding hevamine-A-like, with product MAPSGLARFILFLILYLVLSLSDAGRIAIYWGQNGNEGTLDETCATGDYAFVNLAFLCTFGAGNTPQLNLAGHCDPFSNGCGSFSQDIKSSQAKGVKVMLSIGGDAGAYSLTSKDDARQVARYIWNNYLGGHSSSRPLGDAVLDGVDFDIEGGSPDHYDDLARYLSAYSAKGKKVYLTAAPQCLYPDAWVGGALDTGLFDSVWVQFYNSPPCQYSSGHVTNLEDAWKQWTSGLKATNVFVGLPAAPDAAGSGFIPVGDLKSQVLPALKKSTKYGGVMLWSRYYDDQTGYSKAIKPDV from the coding sequence ATGGCACCTTCAGGTCTTGCACGGTTCATCCTCTTCCTAATCCTTTACTTGGTACTCTCCCTCTCCGACGCCGGACGCATCGCCATCTACTGGGGTCAGAACGGCAACGAGGGCACCCTCGACGAGACCTGCGCCACCGGAGACTATGCCTTCGTCAACCTGGCCTTCCTTTGCACCTTCGGCGCCGGCAACACTCCGCAGCTCAACCTCGCAGGCCACTGCGACCCTTTCTCCAATGGCTGCGGCAGCTTTAGCCAAGACATCAAGTCCAGCCAGGCCAAAGGCGTCAAGGTCATGCTTTCCATTGGCGGCGATGCTGGGGCCTACTCTTTGACTTCCAAAGATGACGCCAGGCAGGTGGCTCGATATATCTGGAACAACTACCTCGGTGGGCACTCCTCTTCTCGGCCTCTAGGCGATGCGGTGCTCGACGGCGTCGACTTTGACATCGAGGGAGGGAGCCCGGACCACTACGACGACCTAGCGAGGTACCTCTCGGCTTACAGTGCCAAGGGGAAGAAGGTCTACTTGACGGCAGCGCCGCAGTGTCTCTACCCGGATGCTTGGGTCGGCGGAGCCCTTGACACCGGGCTCTTCGACTCCGTCTGGGTGCAATTCTACAACAGTCCACCATGCCAGTATTCTTCGGGGCATGTGACCAACCTGGAGGATGCTTGGAAGCAGTGGACGTCGGGGCTCAAGGCCACCAATGTCTTCGTTGGCTTGCCGGCAGCGCCAGATGCGGCGGGAAGTGGGTTCATTCCCGTCGGGGACCTCAAGTCTCAGGTGCTTCCGGCGCTAAAGAAGTCTACCAAGTATGGAGGGGTGATGCTATGGTCTAGATACTATGATGACCAGACTGGGTATAGCAAGGCTATCAAGCCTGATGTTTGA